In a single window of the Thermus amyloliquefaciens genome:
- a CDS encoding ABC-ATPase domain-containing protein, translating into MRRLEELFPFLASLEGKPYPFYKDLKGTWRGDGFDLRFVHVQGDPFASPSVVEVRYPAAAAARLRVFSHPLGKAAVEDFLLRALKARFRHLPQVGGSGHSGRVLVEVESPKVLRRAGAHLSPQGLYLRFRVGLPASGRRILGKEAARLFRAMAEALRGFLGELEERALLAHVHQAEDFAHIQEGLSQRGLVAFVGDGAILPRESGVSQRPLKGAVPFQSPPSLRVAFRVPHAGEVLGMGIPQGLTLITGGGFHGKTTLLEALVHGVYPHIPGDGREWVVTHALAQRVQSEDGRSVKGVDLRPFVHDLPLGQDTSFFSTEDASGSTSLAAAILEALELGARVLLLDEDTSATNLLVRDARMQALVRRETLTPLLDRVGDFRAKGVSLLLVVGGVGDYLDLADTVLLLEEYRPREVTLEAKTIAQAHPTGRLFGEPRYPLAVASRAPLPESFDPRRGRKARVKGRGLRELVYGEEVVDLSALDLFENAQVRALGAWFQRLWRLADGRLSLRALVETALEGVEDLFALEEAPEVAEVRSLELGAAVNRLRGLEVRRVGD; encoded by the coding sequence GTGCGGCGCCTAGAGGAGCTTTTCCCCTTTCTGGCCTCTTTGGAGGGGAAGCCATACCCTTTTTACAAGGATCTAAAGGGCACCTGGCGAGGGGATGGCTTTGACCTCCGCTTCGTCCACGTCCAGGGCGACCCCTTCGCCTCCCCCAGCGTGGTGGAGGTGCGCTATCCGGCCGCGGCCGCGGCGCGGCTTCGGGTCTTCTCCCACCCCCTGGGAAAGGCGGCGGTGGAGGACTTTTTGCTGCGGGCCCTCAAGGCCCGTTTCCGCCATCTGCCCCAGGTGGGGGGTAGCGGCCACTCGGGTAGGGTCTTGGTGGAGGTGGAAAGCCCCAAGGTCTTGCGGCGGGCCGGGGCCCACCTCTCGCCCCAGGGCCTTTACCTCCGTTTCCGGGTGGGTCTGCCGGCCTCGGGCCGGAGGATCCTGGGCAAGGAGGCGGCGAGGCTTTTCCGGGCCATGGCGGAAGCGCTGAGGGGCTTCCTGGGGGAGCTGGAGGAGAGGGCGCTCCTCGCCCACGTCCACCAGGCGGAGGATTTCGCCCACATCCAGGAAGGCCTTTCCCAAAGGGGTTTGGTGGCCTTCGTGGGGGATGGGGCCATCCTTCCCCGGGAGAGCGGGGTGAGCCAAAGGCCCCTGAAGGGGGCGGTGCCCTTCCAGAGCCCCCCTTCCTTGCGGGTAGCCTTCCGGGTGCCCCATGCGGGCGAGGTCTTGGGCATGGGCATCCCCCAGGGGCTCACCCTCATCACCGGGGGAGGGTTCCATGGGAAGACCACCCTCCTCGAGGCCCTGGTGCACGGGGTCTACCCCCACATCCCGGGGGATGGGCGGGAGTGGGTGGTGACCCATGCCCTGGCCCAGAGGGTCCAGTCCGAGGATGGCCGAAGCGTGAAGGGGGTGGACCTCAGGCCCTTCGTGCACGACCTTCCCCTGGGCCAGGACACCTCCTTCTTCTCCACGGAGGACGCCTCGGGCTCCACCAGCCTGGCCGCCGCCATCCTGGAGGCCCTGGAGCTGGGCGCCCGGGTGCTTCTCCTGGACGAGGACACCTCCGCCACCAACCTCCTGGTGCGGGACGCCCGCATGCAGGCCCTGGTGCGGCGGGAAACCCTTACCCCTCTTTTGGACCGGGTGGGGGATTTCCGGGCCAAGGGGGTGAGCCTCCTTCTGGTGGTGGGCGGGGTGGGGGATTACCTGGACCTGGCGGACACCGTCTTGCTCCTGGAGGAGTACCGGCCAAGGGAGGTGACCCTGGAGGCCAAAACCATCGCCCAAGCCCACCCTACAGGCCGCCTCTTCGGCGAACCCCGGTATCCCCTTGCCGTGGCTTCCCGGGCCCCCCTGCCCGAAAGCTTTGATCCCCGGCGGGGCCGGAAGGCCCGGGTGAAGGGCCGGGGGCTCAGAGAGCTGGTTTACGGGGAGGAGGTGGTGGACCTTTCCGCCTTGGACCTGTTTGAAAACGCTCAGGTGCGGGCCCTGGGGGCCTGGTTCCAGAGGCTTTGGCGGCTGGCGGATGGCCGGCTTTCTCTAAGGGC
- a CDS encoding aminotransferase class III-fold pyridoxal phosphate-dependent enzyme encodes MDLRSLHKKHVLTPWVAQASLNPPLVVRGEGVWLYDQEGRRYLDLSSGLVALNLGHGHPRLVRAIAEQAATLAYAAPSLFHDKRALLAKALSDLAPWPEGARVFFTPSGTEANEDALKFVRHLTGRFKVLAAYRSFHGATHASASLTGENRRWPAEPGTAPGVVHFFAPYPYRSPFFTDDPQEEAARALEHLERVLLHEDPKRVAAIFLEPVVGSNGVIVYPEGYLEGVRALCDRHGILLVFDEVMTGFGRVGAAFAAERFGVVPDLITFAKGVTSAYVPLGGVLLRESLARYFDEHPLPTGHTYSGHPLAVAAGLAALQAYQEEGVFARVRALEGFFREALQSLAAQHPLVGEVRGLGAFYALELVRDRESKEPLSPWHAPFSPPMQALLQGLWQEGVYLLAKHNVLLVAPPLTIKEEEFLEGLDRLSRALRRVEVEVL; translated from the coding sequence ATGGACCTTAGAAGCCTCCACAAAAAGCACGTCCTCACGCCTTGGGTAGCCCAGGCTTCCCTGAACCCGCCCCTGGTGGTGCGGGGGGAAGGGGTTTGGCTTTACGACCAGGAGGGGCGGCGCTACCTGGACCTGTCCAGCGGCCTCGTGGCCCTGAACCTGGGCCATGGCCACCCCAGGTTGGTGCGGGCCATCGCCGAGCAGGCGGCCACCTTGGCCTATGCGGCCCCAAGCCTCTTCCACGATAAAAGGGCCCTTCTCGCCAAGGCGCTTTCCGACTTGGCTCCTTGGCCGGAAGGCGCCCGGGTGTTCTTTACCCCCTCCGGCACCGAGGCCAACGAGGATGCCCTAAAGTTCGTGCGCCACCTTACGGGCCGCTTCAAGGTCCTGGCCGCTTACCGCTCCTTCCACGGGGCCACCCATGCCTCCGCCAGCCTCACCGGGGAAAACCGCCGCTGGCCTGCGGAGCCGGGGACCGCACCGGGGGTGGTTCACTTCTTCGCCCCGTATCCCTACCGGAGCCCCTTTTTTACGGACGATCCCCAGGAGGAGGCCGCCCGGGCCCTGGAGCACCTGGAAAGGGTCCTCCTCCACGAGGACCCCAAGCGGGTGGCGGCCATCTTCCTGGAGCCGGTGGTGGGCTCCAACGGGGTGATCGTGTACCCGGAGGGGTACCTGGAGGGGGTGCGGGCCCTTTGCGACCGGCACGGGATCCTCCTGGTCTTTGACGAGGTGATGACCGGGTTTGGCCGCGTGGGGGCTGCCTTCGCCGCGGAGCGCTTCGGGGTGGTTCCCGACCTCATCACCTTCGCCAAGGGGGTGACCTCGGCCTACGTGCCCTTGGGAGGGGTGCTTTTGCGGGAGAGCCTGGCCCGCTACTTTGACGAACACCCCTTGCCCACCGGCCACACGTATTCGGGCCACCCCCTGGCGGTGGCGGCGGGGCTGGCCGCCCTTCAGGCCTACCAAGAGGAGGGGGTCTTTGCCCGCGTCCGCGCCTTGGAGGGGTTTTTCCGGGAGGCCCTTCAGTCCTTGGCGGCCCAGCATCCCCTGGTGGGGGAGGTGCGGGGGCTTGGGGCCTTCTACGCCTTGGAGCTGGTGCGGGACCGAGAGAGCAAGGAGCCCCTTTCCCCCTGGCATGCGCCCTTCAGCCCTCCCATGCAGGCCCTCCTCCAGGGGCTTTGGCAAGAGGGGGTCTACCTCCTGGCCAAGCACAATGTCCTCCTGGTGGCCCCACCTCTCACCATCAAGGAGGAGGAGTTCCTGGAGGGTCTGGACCGGCTTTCCCGGGCGCTTAGACGGGTGGAGGTGGAGGTCTTGTAG
- a CDS encoding metal ABC transporter substrate-binding protein → MLRLSLWLLVFSPALAQVPVAATTPILADLVREVGGNRVSVESVVPPGADPHTFEPTPSTAKALAKSRLLFANGLGLEPFLPRLQNLLPPGARVVKLGEGQPGLLCEEKHPGEQEEAHAHGPCNPHLWLDPTYAVRYAERIAQELSRLDPKGQALYQANLQRFKAEVEKRDKAFQACNLKGLKVVTQHDAFAYFARRYGLQVVGSLTASGVQEAGSRAFLSLLERARREGVKLVLAEPQFQGTALRALAEALGARIAVLYTDTLDRKVPHYLALLDHNRKALCP, encoded by the coding sequence ATGCTGCGGCTATCCCTTTGGCTCCTGGTCTTTAGCCCCGCCTTGGCGCAAGTCCCCGTGGCGGCCACCACCCCCATCCTGGCCGACCTGGTGCGGGAAGTGGGAGGCAACCGGGTCAGCGTGGAAAGCGTGGTCCCCCCGGGGGCAGACCCCCACACCTTTGAACCCACCCCCAGCACCGCCAAGGCCCTGGCCAAAAGCCGGCTTCTCTTCGCCAATGGGCTTGGCCTCGAGCCCTTTTTGCCCAGGTTGCAAAACCTCCTCCCCCCGGGGGCCCGGGTGGTGAAGCTAGGGGAAGGCCAGCCCGGGCTCCTCTGCGAGGAAAAGCACCCTGGGGAGCAGGAGGAAGCCCACGCCCATGGCCCTTGCAACCCCCACCTGTGGCTGGACCCCACCTACGCCGTGCGCTATGCCGAAAGGATCGCTCAGGAACTCTCCCGGCTGGACCCCAAAGGGCAGGCCCTTTACCAGGCCAACCTCCAGCGCTTTAAAGCGGAGGTGGAAAAGCGGGACAAAGCCTTCCAGGCTTGCAACCTGAAGGGCCTCAAGGTGGTGACCCAGCACGATGCCTTCGCCTACTTTGCCCGCCGCTATGGCCTCCAGGTGGTGGGAAGCCTCACCGCCTCCGGGGTGCAGGAGGCGGGGAGCCGGGCCTTCCTCTCGCTCCTGGAGCGGGCACGCCGGGAAGGGGTGAAGCTGGTCCTGGCCGAGCCCCAGTTCCAGGGCACGGCCCTCCGAGCCCTGGCCGAAGCCTTGGGCGCCCGCATCGCCGTGCTCTACACGGACACCCTGGACCGCAAGGTGCCGCATTACCTGGCCCTTTTGGACCACAACCGCAAGGCCTTATGCCCATAA
- the galK gene encoding galactokinase translates to MGFREVFGTLPEASAQAPGRVNLLGEHTDYQEGYVLPTPLPYFTQVEAAKAEGRVEAYSEELKELRARPLESPPQGDFLDYLLGVVWALREVGYRVHGARFYVRSRIPMGAGLSSSAALEVAALKALRTLYRLPLSDKEIAVLGQRAEVGYVGVRCGIMDQMAASLGEVGKALFLDTRTLEHESLPLPPGARVVVLDLGLGRRLAEAGYNQRRGEAEEAARRLGVRSLRDLGDLCLVESLPSPLDKRARHIVGENLRVLRGVEALRRGDAKAFGELMVQSHRSLSQDYEVSLPELDALVEEALRAGAYGAKLTGAGFGGAVVALVPEGLREEFQKALLARFPQLRLL, encoded by the coding sequence ATGGGATTCAGGGAAGTCTTCGGCACCCTCCCCGAGGCCAGCGCCCAGGCCCCGGGCCGGGTGAACCTGCTTGGGGAACACACGGATTACCAGGAGGGCTACGTCCTCCCCACCCCTCTCCCCTACTTCACCCAGGTGGAGGCGGCCAAGGCCGAGGGGCGGGTGGAGGCCTACAGCGAGGAGCTCAAGGAGCTTAGGGCCCGCCCCCTGGAAAGCCCCCCCCAGGGGGATTTCCTGGACTACCTCCTCGGGGTGGTCTGGGCCTTGCGGGAGGTGGGGTATAGGGTCCATGGGGCCCGGTTTTACGTGCGGAGCAGGATACCCATGGGGGCCGGGCTTTCCAGCTCGGCGGCCCTCGAGGTGGCGGCGCTCAAGGCCCTGCGCACCCTTTACCGGCTGCCCCTTTCCGACAAGGAGATCGCGGTTTTGGGCCAGCGGGCTGAGGTGGGGTACGTGGGGGTGCGCTGCGGCATCATGGACCAGATGGCCGCCAGCCTGGGCGAGGTGGGCAAGGCCCTCTTCCTGGACACCCGCACCCTGGAGCACGAGAGCCTGCCCCTGCCCCCAGGGGCGAGGGTGGTGGTGCTGGATTTGGGGCTAGGCCGGCGCCTGGCCGAGGCCGGGTACAACCAAAGGCGGGGGGAGGCGGAGGAGGCGGCCAGGCGGCTTGGGGTACGAAGCCTTCGCGACCTCGGGGACCTTTGCCTGGTGGAGAGCCTGCCCTCCCCCTTGGACAAAAGGGCCCGGCACATCGTGGGGGAAAACCTCCGGGTGCTAAGGGGGGTAGAGGCGCTCCGAAGAGGGGACGCCAAGGCCTTCGGCGAGCTCATGGTGCAAAGCCACCGCTCCCTTTCCCAAGACTACGAGGTGAGCCTGCCGGAGCTGGATGCCCTGGTGGAGGAAGCCCTTAGGGCCGGGGCCTACGGGGCCAAGCTCACGGGGGCGGGGTTCGGCGGGGCGGTGGTGGCCCTGGTGCCCGAAGGCCTTAGGGAGGAGTTCCAAAAGGCCCTCCTTGCCCGCTTCCCCCAGCTCCGCCTCCTCTGA
- a CDS encoding NADH-ubiquinone oxidoreductase-F iron-sulfur binding region domain-containing protein, whose product MEKPSLLPLLDARLPLNEEKVAEAARLAGVPLAQAWGVVRYYPRYRGLPQGRLLVDDPVARARGFARLLEEADGTHPPLGLEALSPVYVRLEGGERHVEHGGSLVPFHRFRLPFSLGHGERLLPPEPILDLEAYQRMGGLAGLEGLLKGRLSPDGLIQAVEEAGLLGRGGAAFPTHIKMRAVAQGEPPRYLVVNADESEPGNFKDRFLLEHHPFLVLEGALLAALAIGASRIFLYVRDEFEAAMRGLEKAIAELEEAGRLPVPTEVFRSGGLYICGEETALLESMEGKRAEPRLKPPFPVEKGLWGRPTLVQNVETLASLPLLLREGPGAWRAREPKLFSISGDVERPGLYELPLGTPLEDALRKAGGEPGELRAVLLGGAAGVFTRDLSFPLRYRDRLPLGAGAIVAFGKGVDLWEVLLGLTEFFREESCGKCFPCPLGTAVQVEMVRRRERDRSLVQHLGQTLRGSLCGLGQSAYWAYQSLLEVEGAA is encoded by the coding sequence ATGGAAAAGCCAAGCCTCCTCCCCCTCCTGGACGCCCGCCTTCCCCTAAACGAGGAAAAGGTGGCGGAGGCCGCCCGGCTTGCCGGGGTGCCCCTGGCCCAGGCCTGGGGGGTGGTGCGCTACTACCCCCGGTACCGGGGCCTGCCCCAGGGGAGGCTTCTGGTGGACGATCCCGTGGCCCGGGCCCGGGGATTCGCCCGCCTCCTGGAGGAGGCCGACGGGACCCATCCCCCCTTGGGCCTCGAGGCCCTCTCCCCCGTGTACGTGCGCCTGGAGGGAGGGGAGCGCCACGTGGAACACGGGGGGAGCCTGGTGCCCTTCCACCGCTTCCGCCTCCCCTTTTCCCTGGGCCACGGGGAAAGGCTTCTTCCCCCCGAACCCATCCTGGACCTGGAGGCATACCAAAGGATGGGGGGGCTTGCGGGGCTGGAAGGCCTCCTAAAGGGCAGGCTGTCCCCGGATGGGCTGATCCAGGCGGTGGAGGAGGCAGGGCTATTGGGCCGGGGCGGGGCCGCCTTCCCCACCCACATCAAGATGCGGGCCGTGGCCCAGGGAGAACCCCCCAGGTACCTGGTGGTGAACGCCGACGAGTCGGAACCCGGCAACTTCAAGGACCGCTTCCTCCTGGAGCACCATCCCTTCCTGGTCCTGGAGGGGGCCCTTCTGGCCGCCTTGGCCATAGGGGCCAGCCGGATCTTCCTGTACGTGCGGGACGAGTTTGAGGCCGCCATGCGGGGCCTGGAAAAGGCCATCGCCGAGCTGGAGGAAGCCGGTCGCCTTCCCGTCCCCACCGAGGTCTTCCGCAGCGGGGGCCTTTACATCTGCGGCGAGGAAACCGCCCTTTTGGAATCCATGGAGGGGAAAAGGGCCGAACCCCGCCTCAAGCCCCCTTTCCCCGTGGAGAAGGGCCTTTGGGGAAGGCCAACCCTGGTGCAGAACGTGGAGACCCTGGCGAGCCTCCCCCTCCTCCTGCGGGAAGGCCCCGGGGCCTGGCGGGCCCGGGAGCCCAAGCTTTTCTCCATAAGCGGGGACGTGGAAAGGCCTGGCCTCTATGAGCTCCCCCTGGGCACGCCCCTGGAGGACGCCCTGCGCAAGGCGGGAGGCGAGCCAGGGGAACTCAGGGCCGTGCTCCTGGGCGGGGCCGCGGGGGTGTTCACCCGCGACCTCTCCTTCCCCTTGCGCTATAGGGATAGACTCCCCCTGGGGGCTGGCGCCATCGTGGCCTTCGGCAAGGGGGTGGACCTATGGGAAGTCCTCCTGGGCCTCACCGAGTTTTTCCGGGAGGAGTCCTGCGGCAAGTGCTTCCCCTGCCCCCTGGGCACGGCGGTGCAGGTGGAAATGGTGAGGAGGCGGGAGCGGGACAGGAGCCTGGTCCAGCACCTGGGCCAAACCCTAAGGGGAAGCCTTTGCGGGCTGGGGCAGTCCGCCTATTGGGCCTACCAAAGCCTACTGGAGGTGGAGGGTGCGGCTTAA
- a CDS encoding 2Fe-2S iron-sulfur cluster-binding protein, translated as MRLKVNGQEREAQEGTLLLDLVEVPTLCHHPHTETKGLCRLCLVEVGGRLVPACATEAQEGMEVRTDTEGLRALRRTLLEWLALATDLSQAPSLLELLEAHQGQPQRWGGLGLTRKEREPIRDNPFFLRDYAKCVNCRRCVDACGDGIMGVYALTLEDRGLLAHPTTPLDRPLPETPCVFCGNCIQVCPTGALRPLSMEV; from the coding sequence GTGCGGCTTAAGGTGAACGGACAGGAACGGGAGGCCCAGGAGGGCACCCTGCTGCTGGATCTGGTGGAGGTTCCCACCCTCTGCCACCATCCCCACACCGAGACCAAGGGCCTCTGCCGGCTCTGCCTGGTGGAGGTGGGGGGGCGCCTCGTGCCCGCCTGCGCCACCGAGGCCCAGGAGGGCATGGAGGTGAGGACGGACACGGAGGGCCTCCGAGCCCTCCGCCGGACCCTCCTGGAGTGGCTGGCCCTGGCCACAGACCTGAGCCAGGCCCCCTCCCTCCTAGAGCTCCTAGAGGCCCACCAGGGCCAACCCCAGCGCTGGGGAGGCCTCGGCCTGACCCGAAAGGAACGGGAGCCCATCCGGGACAACCCCTTCTTCCTCCGGGACTACGCCAAATGCGTGAACTGCCGCCGTTGCGTGGACGCCTGTGGGGATGGGATCATGGGGGTCTACGCCTTGACCCTCGAGGACCGGGGCCTGCTGGCCCACCCCACCACCCCCCTGGACCGGCCCCTTCCCGAAACCCCCTGCGTCTTCTGCGGCAACTGCATC